The following proteins are co-located in the Takifugu flavidus isolate HTHZ2018 chromosome 16, ASM371156v2, whole genome shotgun sequence genome:
- the grm1b gene encoding metabotropic glutamate receptor 1b isoform X2, with product MIPLTAVIILYSPVLLFEAFALSKGKYERSVVPSSASRLVARMDGDILIGALFSVHHQPSAEKVAERKCGEIREQYGIQRVEAMFHTLDRINSDPYLLPNITLGCEIRDSCWHSSVALEQSIEFIRDSLISIREDSGGSRWCIEGEPSSQPPPTKKPIVGVIGPGSSSVAIQVQNLLQLFNIPQIAYSATSIDLSDKTLFKYFLRVVPSDTLQARALLDIIKRYNWTYVSAVHTEGNYGESGMEVFKELASQDGFCVAHSDKIYSNAGEKHFDRLLRKLRERLPKARVVVCFCEGMTVRGLLMAMRRLGVAGEFLLIGSDGWADRVEVVEGYEQEAVGGITVKLQSEEVSSFDDYFLKLRLRTNARNPWFPEFWQHRFQCRLPGHPQENLNYARNCSEDDALGYESLEDNYVQDSKMGFVINAIYAMAHGLHDMHTYLCPGHEGLCENMKPVDGSHLLDFLLKTSFTGVSGEDIWFDENGDSPGRYEIMNFQHVAPGVYDYINIGSWHEGVLSLDEDMIQMNRSDMVRSVCSEPCSKGEIKVIRKGEVSCCWICTACKDNEYVQDEFTCKACELGWWPDRELEGCELIPVRYLEWSNPESIIQVVFSCLGILVTSFVAFIFVLYRDTPVVKSSSRELCYIILAGIFLGYICPFTLIARPTVASCYLQRLLVGLSAAMCYSALVTKTNRIARILAGSKKKICTRKPRFMSAWAQVVIAFILISLQLSLEVTLIVLEPPEPIKSHPSIREVFLICNTSNMGVVAPLGYNGLLIMSCTYYAFKTRNVPANFNEAKYIAFTMYTTCIIWLAFVPIYFGSNYKIITTSFSVSLSVTVALGCMFTPKMYIILAKPERNVRSAFTTSDAVRMHVGDGKIACRSNSLLNMFKRKKNSGNGSSNGKSVSWSEPGARHPPKGDHMWHRLSVHVKRQEAGSNQMAVIKPLTNTYQNRLEFSNLSTKTLYNVAEEDESESVRYNPPATPPRMAHQPFPGRVPLKDAIEEVELYASERLPPNTQQVMADGPQGEVAVNFRGDVPEFSVPETLSLPAYHQAHLIQQEPVLPIHLHSYSQEHTSPLQEELENEQFGLLQGYMYNNNLIHDEEDTAEARSAMEDSLALMPPSPFRDCTCPPASPFSNSPLSESILCGPPNVSYTSVILGDFKQSSSTL from the exons ATGATCCCTCTGACTGCCGTCATCATTTTATACTCGCCTGTTTTACTGTTCGAGGCATTTGCTTTGTCTAAAGGCAAGTATGAGAGGTCAGTGGTGCCCAGTTCTGCCTCCCGCCTGGTGGCCAGGATGGACGGGGACATCCTAATCGGAGCGCTCTTCTCTGTTCACCACCAGCCTTCTGCTGAGAAGGTCGCAGAGAGGAAGTGCGGGGAAATCCGTGAGCAGTATGGCATCCAAAGGGTGGAGGCCATGTTCCACACCCTGGATCGGATTAACTCAGATCCGTACCTTTTGCCCAACATCACTCTGGGCTGTGAGATCAGGGACTCCTGCTGGCACTCCTCGGTGGCTCTGGAGCAGAGCATTGAGTTCATACGGGACTCTCTCATCTCCATCCGAGAAGACAGCGGGGGCTCCCGATGGTGCATCGAGGGGGAGCCCTCCAGTCAGCCGCCACCGACCAAGAAGCCCATCGTGGGGGTCATCGGGCCCGGCTCGAGTTCAGTGGCCATTCAAGTTCAgaacctcctgcagctgttcaACATCCCTCAGATCGCCTATTCTGCAACCAGCATCGACCTCAGCGACAAGACGCTGTTTAAGTACTTCCTCAGGGTGGTGCCCTCCGACACTCTCCAGGCCAGGGCCCTGCTGGACATCATCAAACGATACAACTGGACCTACGTGTCAGCCGTGCACACAGAGG GGAACTATGGCGAGAGCGGGATGGAGGTGTTTAAGGAGCTCGCCTCGCAGGACGGCTTCTGCGTCGCTCACtcggacaagatctacagcaaCGCTGGGGAGAAGCACTTTGACAGGCTGCTGAGGAAACTGCGCGAACGTCTGCCTAAAGCGCGAGTGGTCGTCTGCTTCTGCGAAGGCATGACGGTCCGAGGCCTGCTGATGGCCATGAGGCGGCTCGGCGTAGCCGGAGAGTTCCTCCTAATTGGCAG CGACGGCTGGGCGGACcgagtggaggtggtggaggggtACGAGCAGGAGGCCGTGGGGGGCATCACCGTGAAGCTGCAGTCCGAAGAGGTCTCCTCCTTTGACGACTACTTCCTGAAGCTCCGGCTCCGCACCAACGCCCGCAACCCGTGGTTTCCCGAGTTCTGGCAGCACCGCTTTCAGTGCCGCCTCCCCGGACACCCGCAAGAAAACCTGAATTATGCACGAAACTGCTCAG AGGATGATGCTCTAG GTTATGAAAGTCTGGAGGACAATTATGTTCAAGACAGCAAGATGGGCTTTGTCATCAACGCCATCTACGCCATGGCCCACGGGCTGCACGACATGCACACTTACCTCTGCCCCGGGCATGAGGGCCTGTGTGAAAATATGAAGCCTGTGGATGGCAGCCACTTGCTGGATTTTCTTCTCAAGACAAGCTTCACTGGAGTTTCCGGAGAGGACATATGGTTCGACGAGAATGGCGACTCTCCTGGAAG ATACGAGATCATGAACTTCCAGCACGTGGCGCCTGGCGTCTATGACTACATCAACATCGGCTCCTGGCACGAGGGCGTGCTCAGTCTGGATGAAGACATGATTCAGATGAACCGCAGTGACATGGTCCGCTCTGTCTGCAGCGAGCCCTGCTCCAAAGGCGAGATCAAG GTTATCAGGAAGGGAGaagtgagctgctgctggatctgcACCGCCTGCAAAGACAACGAGTATGTCCAGGACGAGTTCACGTGCAAGGCCTGTGAGCTGGGATGGTGGCCTGACAGAGAGCTGGAAG GCTGTGAGCTGATCCCAGTGCGCTACCTGGAATGGAGCAATCCCGAGTCCATTATCCAGGTGGTTTTTTCCTGCCTGGGCATCCTGGTCACGTCATTCGTTGCCTTCATCTTCGTCCTGTATCGAGACACACCTGTGGTCAAGTCCTCCAGTCGGGAGCTCTGCTACATCATCCTCGCTGGAATCTTCCTGGGCTATATTTGTCCCTTCACCCTCATCGCCCGCCCCACTGTAGCTTCCTGCTACCTCCAGAGGCTCCTCGTGGGGCTCTCCGCTGCCATGTGCTACTCCGCCCTTGTCACCAAAACCAATCGCATCGCTCGTATTCTGGCAGGCAGCAAAAAGAAGATTTGCACCAGGAAACCGAGGTTCATGAGCGCCTGGGCTCAGGTGGTCATCGCCTTCATCCTGATCAGTCTACAGCTCAGTCTGGAGGTCACCCTCATCGTCCTGGAGCCTCCTGAACCCATCAAATCGCACCCCAGCATAAGAGAGGTTTTCCTCATTTGCAACACCAGCAACATGGGCGTCGTGGCGCCGCTCGGATACAACGGCCTGCTTATAATGAGCTGCACCTACTACGCCTTCAAGACGCGCAATGTACCTGCCAACTTTAACGAAGCCAAATACATCGCCTTTACCATGTACACCACGTGCATCATCTGGCTGGCCTTCGTTCCCATCTACTTTGGCAGCAACTACAAGATCATCACAACATCTTTTTCCGTGAGCCTCAGTGTGACCGTAGCCTTGGGCTGCATGTTCACGCCAAAGATGTACATCATCCTCGCCAAGCCGGAACGGAACGTGCGCAGCGCGTTCACCACGTCGGACGCCGTGCGCATGCACGTCGGCGATGGGAAAATCGCCTGCCGGAGCAACAGCCTGCTGAACATGttcaagaggaagaagaacagtGGAAACGGCAG TTCTAATGGAAAGTCTGTGTCATGGTCTGAACCAGGTGCAAGACATCCTCCAAAAGGGGATCACATGTGGCACAGACTGTCAGTGCATGTGAAGAGACAGGAGGCAGGTTCCAATCAGATGGCTGTCATCAAACCCTTAACTAACACCTACCAAAACAGGCTGGAGTTCTCGAATCTCAGCACTAAGACTCTGTACAACGTGGCCGAGGAGGACGAGAGCGAAAGCGTCAGGTATAATCCCCCTGCCACTCCCCCCAGGATGGCGCACCAGCCATTCCCTGGCCGTGTGCCGCTGAAAGACGCGATCGAGGAGGTGGAGCTCTACGCCTCCGAGCGTCTTCCGCCCAATACCCAACAGGTGATGGCGGATGGGCCGCAGGGGGAGGTGGCAGTGAATTTCCGTGGTGACGTCCCTGAGTTTAGCGTGCCTGAGACTTTGAGCTTGCCTGCGTACCACCAGGCCCACCTCATCCAGCAGGAGCCAGTCCTGCCCATCCACCTCCATTCTTACAGCCAGGAGCACACGTCccctctgcaggaggagctggagaacgaGCAGTTTGGCCTCCTTCAGGGCTACATGTATAACAACAACCTCATTCACGATGAGGAGGACACGGCTGAAGCCAGATCAGCCATGGAGGACTCTCTGGCTCTGATGCCTCCTTCCCCCTTTCGCGACTGCACCTGTCCCCCAGCGAGCCCCTTTTCCAATTCCCCATTGTCCGAGTCCATTTTGTGCGGCCCCCCAAATGTGTCGTACACCTCCGTCATCCTCGGGGATTTCAAACAAAGCTCCTCGACCCTGTAA
- the grm1b gene encoding metabotropic glutamate receptor 1b isoform X3: MIPLTAVIILYSPVLLFEAFALSKGKYERSVVPSSASRLVARMDGDILIGALFSVHHQPSAEKVAERKCGEIREQYGIQRVEAMFHTLDRINSDPYLLPNITLGCEIRDSCWHSSVALEQSIEFIRDSLISIREDSGGSRWCIEGEPSSQPPPTKKPIVGVIGPGSSSVAIQVQNLLQLFNIPQIAYSATSIDLSDKTLFKYFLRVVPSDTLQARALLDIIKRYNWTYVSAVHTEGNYGESGMEVFKELASQDGFCVAHSDKIYSNAGEKHFDRLLRKLRERLPKARVVVCFCEGMTVRGLLMAMRRLGVAGEFLLIGSDGWADRVEVVEGYEQEAVGGITVKLQSEEVSSFDDYFLKLRLRTNARNPWFPEFWQHRFQCRLPGHPQENLNYARNCSELQDGYESLEDNYVQDSKMGFVINAIYAMAHGLHDMHTYLCPGHEGLCENMKPVDGSHLLDFLLKTSFTGVSGEDIWFDENGDSPGRYEIMNFQHVAPGVYDYINIGSWHEGVLSLDEDMIQMNRSDMVRSVCSEPCSKGEIKVIRKGEVSCCWICTACKDNEYVQDEFTCKACELGWWPDRELEGCELIPVRYLEWSNPESIIQVVFSCLGILVTSFVAFIFVLYRDTPVVKSSSRELCYIILAGIFLGYICPFTLIARPTVASCYLQRLLVGLSAAMCYSALVTKTNRIARILAGSKKKICTRKPRFMSAWAQVVIAFILISLQLSLEVTLIVLEPPEPIKSHPSIREVFLICNTSNMGVVAPLGYNGLLIMSCTYYAFKTRNVPANFNEAKYIAFTMYTTCIIWLAFVPIYFGSNYKIITTSFSVSLSVTVALGCMFTPKMYIILAKPERNVRSAFTTSDAVRMHVGDGKIACRSNSLLNMFKRKKNSGNGSSNGKSVSWSEPGARHPPKGDHMWHRLSVHVKRQEAGSNQMAVIKPLTNTYQNRLEFSNLSTKTLYNVAEEDESESVRYNPPATPPRMAHQPFPGRVPLKDAIEEVELYASERLPPNTQQVMADGPQGEVAVNFRGDVPEFSVPETLSLPAYHQAHLIQQEPVLPIHLHSYSQEHTSPLQEELENEQFGLLQGYMYNNNLIHDEEDTAEARSAMEDSLALMPPSPFRDCTCPPASPFSNSPLSESILCGPPNVSYTSVILGDFKQSSSTL; encoded by the exons ATGATCCCTCTGACTGCCGTCATCATTTTATACTCGCCTGTTTTACTGTTCGAGGCATTTGCTTTGTCTAAAGGCAAGTATGAGAGGTCAGTGGTGCCCAGTTCTGCCTCCCGCCTGGTGGCCAGGATGGACGGGGACATCCTAATCGGAGCGCTCTTCTCTGTTCACCACCAGCCTTCTGCTGAGAAGGTCGCAGAGAGGAAGTGCGGGGAAATCCGTGAGCAGTATGGCATCCAAAGGGTGGAGGCCATGTTCCACACCCTGGATCGGATTAACTCAGATCCGTACCTTTTGCCCAACATCACTCTGGGCTGTGAGATCAGGGACTCCTGCTGGCACTCCTCGGTGGCTCTGGAGCAGAGCATTGAGTTCATACGGGACTCTCTCATCTCCATCCGAGAAGACAGCGGGGGCTCCCGATGGTGCATCGAGGGGGAGCCCTCCAGTCAGCCGCCACCGACCAAGAAGCCCATCGTGGGGGTCATCGGGCCCGGCTCGAGTTCAGTGGCCATTCAAGTTCAgaacctcctgcagctgttcaACATCCCTCAGATCGCCTATTCTGCAACCAGCATCGACCTCAGCGACAAGACGCTGTTTAAGTACTTCCTCAGGGTGGTGCCCTCCGACACTCTCCAGGCCAGGGCCCTGCTGGACATCATCAAACGATACAACTGGACCTACGTGTCAGCCGTGCACACAGAGG GGAACTATGGCGAGAGCGGGATGGAGGTGTTTAAGGAGCTCGCCTCGCAGGACGGCTTCTGCGTCGCTCACtcggacaagatctacagcaaCGCTGGGGAGAAGCACTTTGACAGGCTGCTGAGGAAACTGCGCGAACGTCTGCCTAAAGCGCGAGTGGTCGTCTGCTTCTGCGAAGGCATGACGGTCCGAGGCCTGCTGATGGCCATGAGGCGGCTCGGCGTAGCCGGAGAGTTCCTCCTAATTGGCAG CGACGGCTGGGCGGACcgagtggaggtggtggaggggtACGAGCAGGAGGCCGTGGGGGGCATCACCGTGAAGCTGCAGTCCGAAGAGGTCTCCTCCTTTGACGACTACTTCCTGAAGCTCCGGCTCCGCACCAACGCCCGCAACCCGTGGTTTCCCGAGTTCTGGCAGCACCGCTTTCAGTGCCGCCTCCCCGGACACCCGCAAGAAAACCTGAATTATGCACGAAACTGCTCAG AACTCCAAGACG GTTATGAAAGTCTGGAGGACAATTATGTTCAAGACAGCAAGATGGGCTTTGTCATCAACGCCATCTACGCCATGGCCCACGGGCTGCACGACATGCACACTTACCTCTGCCCCGGGCATGAGGGCCTGTGTGAAAATATGAAGCCTGTGGATGGCAGCCACTTGCTGGATTTTCTTCTCAAGACAAGCTTCACTGGAGTTTCCGGAGAGGACATATGGTTCGACGAGAATGGCGACTCTCCTGGAAG ATACGAGATCATGAACTTCCAGCACGTGGCGCCTGGCGTCTATGACTACATCAACATCGGCTCCTGGCACGAGGGCGTGCTCAGTCTGGATGAAGACATGATTCAGATGAACCGCAGTGACATGGTCCGCTCTGTCTGCAGCGAGCCCTGCTCCAAAGGCGAGATCAAG GTTATCAGGAAGGGAGaagtgagctgctgctggatctgcACCGCCTGCAAAGACAACGAGTATGTCCAGGACGAGTTCACGTGCAAGGCCTGTGAGCTGGGATGGTGGCCTGACAGAGAGCTGGAAG GCTGTGAGCTGATCCCAGTGCGCTACCTGGAATGGAGCAATCCCGAGTCCATTATCCAGGTGGTTTTTTCCTGCCTGGGCATCCTGGTCACGTCATTCGTTGCCTTCATCTTCGTCCTGTATCGAGACACACCTGTGGTCAAGTCCTCCAGTCGGGAGCTCTGCTACATCATCCTCGCTGGAATCTTCCTGGGCTATATTTGTCCCTTCACCCTCATCGCCCGCCCCACTGTAGCTTCCTGCTACCTCCAGAGGCTCCTCGTGGGGCTCTCCGCTGCCATGTGCTACTCCGCCCTTGTCACCAAAACCAATCGCATCGCTCGTATTCTGGCAGGCAGCAAAAAGAAGATTTGCACCAGGAAACCGAGGTTCATGAGCGCCTGGGCTCAGGTGGTCATCGCCTTCATCCTGATCAGTCTACAGCTCAGTCTGGAGGTCACCCTCATCGTCCTGGAGCCTCCTGAACCCATCAAATCGCACCCCAGCATAAGAGAGGTTTTCCTCATTTGCAACACCAGCAACATGGGCGTCGTGGCGCCGCTCGGATACAACGGCCTGCTTATAATGAGCTGCACCTACTACGCCTTCAAGACGCGCAATGTACCTGCCAACTTTAACGAAGCCAAATACATCGCCTTTACCATGTACACCACGTGCATCATCTGGCTGGCCTTCGTTCCCATCTACTTTGGCAGCAACTACAAGATCATCACAACATCTTTTTCCGTGAGCCTCAGTGTGACCGTAGCCTTGGGCTGCATGTTCACGCCAAAGATGTACATCATCCTCGCCAAGCCGGAACGGAACGTGCGCAGCGCGTTCACCACGTCGGACGCCGTGCGCATGCACGTCGGCGATGGGAAAATCGCCTGCCGGAGCAACAGCCTGCTGAACATGttcaagaggaagaagaacagtGGAAACGGCAG TTCTAATGGAAAGTCTGTGTCATGGTCTGAACCAGGTGCAAGACATCCTCCAAAAGGGGATCACATGTGGCACAGACTGTCAGTGCATGTGAAGAGACAGGAGGCAGGTTCCAATCAGATGGCTGTCATCAAACCCTTAACTAACACCTACCAAAACAGGCTGGAGTTCTCGAATCTCAGCACTAAGACTCTGTACAACGTGGCCGAGGAGGACGAGAGCGAAAGCGTCAGGTATAATCCCCCTGCCACTCCCCCCAGGATGGCGCACCAGCCATTCCCTGGCCGTGTGCCGCTGAAAGACGCGATCGAGGAGGTGGAGCTCTACGCCTCCGAGCGTCTTCCGCCCAATACCCAACAGGTGATGGCGGATGGGCCGCAGGGGGAGGTGGCAGTGAATTTCCGTGGTGACGTCCCTGAGTTTAGCGTGCCTGAGACTTTGAGCTTGCCTGCGTACCACCAGGCCCACCTCATCCAGCAGGAGCCAGTCCTGCCCATCCACCTCCATTCTTACAGCCAGGAGCACACGTCccctctgcaggaggagctggagaacgaGCAGTTTGGCCTCCTTCAGGGCTACATGTATAACAACAACCTCATTCACGATGAGGAGGACACGGCTGAAGCCAGATCAGCCATGGAGGACTCTCTGGCTCTGATGCCTCCTTCCCCCTTTCGCGACTGCACCTGTCCCCCAGCGAGCCCCTTTTCCAATTCCCCATTGTCCGAGTCCATTTTGTGCGGCCCCCCAAATGTGTCGTACACCTCCGTCATCCTCGGGGATTTCAAACAAAGCTCCTCGACCCTGTAA
- the grm1b gene encoding metabotropic glutamate receptor 1b isoform X1, translating into MIPLTAVIILYSPVLLFEAFALSKGKYERSVVPSSASRLVARMDGDILIGALFSVHHQPSAEKVAERKCGEIREQYGIQRVEAMFHTLDRINSDPYLLPNITLGCEIRDSCWHSSVALEQSIEFIRDSLISIREDSGGSRWCIEGEPSSQPPPTKKPIVGVIGPGSSSVAIQVQNLLQLFNIPQIAYSATSIDLSDKTLFKYFLRVVPSDTLQARALLDIIKRYNWTYVSAVHTEGNYGESGMEVFKELASQDGFCVAHSDKIYSNAGEKHFDRLLRKLRERLPKARVVVCFCEGMTVRGLLMAMRRLGVAGEFLLIGSDGWADRVEVVEGYEQEAVGGITVKLQSEEVSSFDDYFLKLRLRTNARNPWFPEFWQHRFQCRLPGHPQENLNYARNCSEDDALELQDGYESLEDNYVQDSKMGFVINAIYAMAHGLHDMHTYLCPGHEGLCENMKPVDGSHLLDFLLKTSFTGVSGEDIWFDENGDSPGRYEIMNFQHVAPGVYDYINIGSWHEGVLSLDEDMIQMNRSDMVRSVCSEPCSKGEIKVIRKGEVSCCWICTACKDNEYVQDEFTCKACELGWWPDRELEGCELIPVRYLEWSNPESIIQVVFSCLGILVTSFVAFIFVLYRDTPVVKSSSRELCYIILAGIFLGYICPFTLIARPTVASCYLQRLLVGLSAAMCYSALVTKTNRIARILAGSKKKICTRKPRFMSAWAQVVIAFILISLQLSLEVTLIVLEPPEPIKSHPSIREVFLICNTSNMGVVAPLGYNGLLIMSCTYYAFKTRNVPANFNEAKYIAFTMYTTCIIWLAFVPIYFGSNYKIITTSFSVSLSVTVALGCMFTPKMYIILAKPERNVRSAFTTSDAVRMHVGDGKIACRSNSLLNMFKRKKNSGNGSSNGKSVSWSEPGARHPPKGDHMWHRLSVHVKRQEAGSNQMAVIKPLTNTYQNRLEFSNLSTKTLYNVAEEDESESVRYNPPATPPRMAHQPFPGRVPLKDAIEEVELYASERLPPNTQQVMADGPQGEVAVNFRGDVPEFSVPETLSLPAYHQAHLIQQEPVLPIHLHSYSQEHTSPLQEELENEQFGLLQGYMYNNNLIHDEEDTAEARSAMEDSLALMPPSPFRDCTCPPASPFSNSPLSESILCGPPNVSYTSVILGDFKQSSSTL; encoded by the exons ATGATCCCTCTGACTGCCGTCATCATTTTATACTCGCCTGTTTTACTGTTCGAGGCATTTGCTTTGTCTAAAGGCAAGTATGAGAGGTCAGTGGTGCCCAGTTCTGCCTCCCGCCTGGTGGCCAGGATGGACGGGGACATCCTAATCGGAGCGCTCTTCTCTGTTCACCACCAGCCTTCTGCTGAGAAGGTCGCAGAGAGGAAGTGCGGGGAAATCCGTGAGCAGTATGGCATCCAAAGGGTGGAGGCCATGTTCCACACCCTGGATCGGATTAACTCAGATCCGTACCTTTTGCCCAACATCACTCTGGGCTGTGAGATCAGGGACTCCTGCTGGCACTCCTCGGTGGCTCTGGAGCAGAGCATTGAGTTCATACGGGACTCTCTCATCTCCATCCGAGAAGACAGCGGGGGCTCCCGATGGTGCATCGAGGGGGAGCCCTCCAGTCAGCCGCCACCGACCAAGAAGCCCATCGTGGGGGTCATCGGGCCCGGCTCGAGTTCAGTGGCCATTCAAGTTCAgaacctcctgcagctgttcaACATCCCTCAGATCGCCTATTCTGCAACCAGCATCGACCTCAGCGACAAGACGCTGTTTAAGTACTTCCTCAGGGTGGTGCCCTCCGACACTCTCCAGGCCAGGGCCCTGCTGGACATCATCAAACGATACAACTGGACCTACGTGTCAGCCGTGCACACAGAGG GGAACTATGGCGAGAGCGGGATGGAGGTGTTTAAGGAGCTCGCCTCGCAGGACGGCTTCTGCGTCGCTCACtcggacaagatctacagcaaCGCTGGGGAGAAGCACTTTGACAGGCTGCTGAGGAAACTGCGCGAACGTCTGCCTAAAGCGCGAGTGGTCGTCTGCTTCTGCGAAGGCATGACGGTCCGAGGCCTGCTGATGGCCATGAGGCGGCTCGGCGTAGCCGGAGAGTTCCTCCTAATTGGCAG CGACGGCTGGGCGGACcgagtggaggtggtggaggggtACGAGCAGGAGGCCGTGGGGGGCATCACCGTGAAGCTGCAGTCCGAAGAGGTCTCCTCCTTTGACGACTACTTCCTGAAGCTCCGGCTCCGCACCAACGCCCGCAACCCGTGGTTTCCCGAGTTCTGGCAGCACCGCTTTCAGTGCCGCCTCCCCGGACACCCGCAAGAAAACCTGAATTATGCACGAAACTGCTCAG AGGATGATGCTCTAG AACTCCAAGACG GTTATGAAAGTCTGGAGGACAATTATGTTCAAGACAGCAAGATGGGCTTTGTCATCAACGCCATCTACGCCATGGCCCACGGGCTGCACGACATGCACACTTACCTCTGCCCCGGGCATGAGGGCCTGTGTGAAAATATGAAGCCTGTGGATGGCAGCCACTTGCTGGATTTTCTTCTCAAGACAAGCTTCACTGGAGTTTCCGGAGAGGACATATGGTTCGACGAGAATGGCGACTCTCCTGGAAG ATACGAGATCATGAACTTCCAGCACGTGGCGCCTGGCGTCTATGACTACATCAACATCGGCTCCTGGCACGAGGGCGTGCTCAGTCTGGATGAAGACATGATTCAGATGAACCGCAGTGACATGGTCCGCTCTGTCTGCAGCGAGCCCTGCTCCAAAGGCGAGATCAAG GTTATCAGGAAGGGAGaagtgagctgctgctggatctgcACCGCCTGCAAAGACAACGAGTATGTCCAGGACGAGTTCACGTGCAAGGCCTGTGAGCTGGGATGGTGGCCTGACAGAGAGCTGGAAG GCTGTGAGCTGATCCCAGTGCGCTACCTGGAATGGAGCAATCCCGAGTCCATTATCCAGGTGGTTTTTTCCTGCCTGGGCATCCTGGTCACGTCATTCGTTGCCTTCATCTTCGTCCTGTATCGAGACACACCTGTGGTCAAGTCCTCCAGTCGGGAGCTCTGCTACATCATCCTCGCTGGAATCTTCCTGGGCTATATTTGTCCCTTCACCCTCATCGCCCGCCCCACTGTAGCTTCCTGCTACCTCCAGAGGCTCCTCGTGGGGCTCTCCGCTGCCATGTGCTACTCCGCCCTTGTCACCAAAACCAATCGCATCGCTCGTATTCTGGCAGGCAGCAAAAAGAAGATTTGCACCAGGAAACCGAGGTTCATGAGCGCCTGGGCTCAGGTGGTCATCGCCTTCATCCTGATCAGTCTACAGCTCAGTCTGGAGGTCACCCTCATCGTCCTGGAGCCTCCTGAACCCATCAAATCGCACCCCAGCATAAGAGAGGTTTTCCTCATTTGCAACACCAGCAACATGGGCGTCGTGGCGCCGCTCGGATACAACGGCCTGCTTATAATGAGCTGCACCTACTACGCCTTCAAGACGCGCAATGTACCTGCCAACTTTAACGAAGCCAAATACATCGCCTTTACCATGTACACCACGTGCATCATCTGGCTGGCCTTCGTTCCCATCTACTTTGGCAGCAACTACAAGATCATCACAACATCTTTTTCCGTGAGCCTCAGTGTGACCGTAGCCTTGGGCTGCATGTTCACGCCAAAGATGTACATCATCCTCGCCAAGCCGGAACGGAACGTGCGCAGCGCGTTCACCACGTCGGACGCCGTGCGCATGCACGTCGGCGATGGGAAAATCGCCTGCCGGAGCAACAGCCTGCTGAACATGttcaagaggaagaagaacagtGGAAACGGCAG TTCTAATGGAAAGTCTGTGTCATGGTCTGAACCAGGTGCAAGACATCCTCCAAAAGGGGATCACATGTGGCACAGACTGTCAGTGCATGTGAAGAGACAGGAGGCAGGTTCCAATCAGATGGCTGTCATCAAACCCTTAACTAACACCTACCAAAACAGGCTGGAGTTCTCGAATCTCAGCACTAAGACTCTGTACAACGTGGCCGAGGAGGACGAGAGCGAAAGCGTCAGGTATAATCCCCCTGCCACTCCCCCCAGGATGGCGCACCAGCCATTCCCTGGCCGTGTGCCGCTGAAAGACGCGATCGAGGAGGTGGAGCTCTACGCCTCCGAGCGTCTTCCGCCCAATACCCAACAGGTGATGGCGGATGGGCCGCAGGGGGAGGTGGCAGTGAATTTCCGTGGTGACGTCCCTGAGTTTAGCGTGCCTGAGACTTTGAGCTTGCCTGCGTACCACCAGGCCCACCTCATCCAGCAGGAGCCAGTCCTGCCCATCCACCTCCATTCTTACAGCCAGGAGCACACGTCccctctgcaggaggagctggagaacgaGCAGTTTGGCCTCCTTCAGGGCTACATGTATAACAACAACCTCATTCACGATGAGGAGGACACGGCTGAAGCCAGATCAGCCATGGAGGACTCTCTGGCTCTGATGCCTCCTTCCCCCTTTCGCGACTGCACCTGTCCCCCAGCGAGCCCCTTTTCCAATTCCCCATTGTCCGAGTCCATTTTGTGCGGCCCCCCAAATGTGTCGTACACCTCCGTCATCCTCGGGGATTTCAAACAAAGCTCCTCGACCCTGTAA